The Lepus europaeus isolate LE1 chromosome 5, mLepTim1.pri, whole genome shotgun sequence genome includes the window GTCCGTGCGTTTCCAGTGTCCGAAGGTGCGTGCTGCGGCGCCCACATCTGGGCGCGGGCCCTGGAGGGCGAGCGGCCATGTGCTCCGGCAGCTGCCAGCGCCGCGGAGCGCTCACGGGTGCCTTCGCGTGAATCAGCCGCCCTGCCGTGTGGGAGCTGCCGGTGAAGTGGCGAGGTTGGGTGACCGGTGACGATGCGGGAGGCCGGTGGGAGACAGCCACAGATGTGTGTGGCATTTTATTGTGGTTACACTGCGTACAAAGAACCTACGCTATGGAGTCCCAGGATACACAAAATACAAaatcccccccacccacccacacaccgtTGTCCAAAGATAGAGGATAAAGGGGCTAAAAGAAGGAACTATGAGGATCAAGAACAATTTCCCAAAGCCATGGGTCCCTCTCAAGTAGGAAACCTGACTCCAAACCACGTAGCCGCGATGCCGAACGTGTGGTTTTTCACCAAATGGATTTCACACATTCTGAAGAGAGCTATAGAAAATGAAGATAAGAAAAATCCTGACCTGGCAACCCTTGGTCTTTGAATTCAGAAGTGTCCCTGCACAGATGAATCGCAGTTGCCACAGCCCTGACAGCTGCCCCTAACAGCTGCCCCTGGCCGTTTTGTCCGTGCTCCGCCTGGGCGAGGCTACTTCTCTGATAACCTAGGGCGCACCGGGTCCAGAAGCCAGAGCTGTTCAGATCTGGAGGTCGGTGGGAAGCCGCCTCCCCGCGAGGCTGTTGGTCAAGGACACTGCAGGATTTGGAGGACAAACAGGATTATTGCAGGGTCTGACCAACCCAGGCTCACAGCACGGCCCTCTCAAAGAGCTGGGTGCCTGTGGACTAGGAAGCAGCTGGGAGTCCCCTTGTGAGGCTGGGGAGGTGCTGGCTGTGCCCTCCCGTAACGGGCCCTCGAGGCTGCCGTTTGGAATGAGGTTACCATTTGGAGGCGACCTCCAGTTTCCACCTTCTGCGGAGGGCCCCCGCGTGGCACTGAGCCACCTCGGTTTCCAGGTGTGGTTAGCTGGCAGAGAGACACCTGCTTGGGGCAACCTCTCGGTGTAGTTGTCCAGGTCTCCAGCAACACCTGACACAGAACAGCGACCTCTGCTGCAGTGGTTCCTTTGGCTGTCTTGGCCGTCAGTTGCTCTTTTTTCCCTTAAGTGGTTCCCACTAGCTGCTTCTCCAAATGTTTTATGAGGATCCTTGCTGTGATTGGAGTGGATGTGTTGAAGATGACTGTGAGCAGTACGAAGTGAACGCATCTTACCAGAAAACACAGCTCCTGGTTCATCCAGAGCACATTGCTGGTCATTTACACGGTGCTTGCCAGGATCTGCCTGGAATGGGGGAGATGGATTTAAACTAGGGTGCACTGCCCTGTGTGTTTGCTTTTCCGCTGAGAAATGACCAGGCACAGGAGGGAGTCGCTTTGGCGACTTGGCAGGTGCCCTCTGATTTTGTTTGGACTGGTTTGCGTGGAATTCCTTATGTTCAGCCTTCCATTTTGATTGGCCCCAAAGCcctcttttaatctttttaaaccCTAGGTAGAAGATTTCTAGAATGCTCAAGAAAAGTGAAACCGTGGCTATGGATTgcataaataataggaatattgtCTTTTCTGTTGGTCGTGAGATAAAACAGTCAATTATGTTCGGACAGGGCTGCCTGTGGCATTTAAATAGAGGCTGCAGGTGGAATCCATATAAAAGGTATTGTCCAATCATGAAGCCGACTTCAAGCACAGAGCGAGTGAGAATGTGTATCATGTAGGTGCACAGTAGGACACCTCGGAGTGGAGCTTTGCTCCGTTTCCTCTGTCCCAGCTGGCAAAGCTCTGGCTCCAGGTTCCTCTGATCCCCAGGTGTCTCGAACTCTACCCTTTCCGGTTCTAAATGAGCTTTCATCCTCCGCCGCTCTTTCCCCAGAACCCTCAGCCGGTACAAAGCATGGCCCATGTAGCACAGAGACGGTGACGACACAAAGACCACCTGCAAAGCCCAGTACCTAATGAGGGAGATGGGAAAGGCCTGGTCGTAGCATGCGTTTCTGCAGCCGGGTTGTTCTGTGTTGCAGATGAAGCCAGACTGCTCGTCCTCCCAGATATCTCCAGCTGCTATGCCCAGAACAAGCATTCGGAATACGAACAGGATGGTGAGCCAGAGCTTGCCGACCATGGTGGAGTGGATGTGAACTTCCTCTAGAATACGTCCCAGCAGACTCCAGGCCCCCATGTTTATTCAGCCACCGTCTTAGCTCTGACTCCCATCAGATAGGAGGCAGGGAAATCCTTCCACTCTGAAGGGAGTACCGTTCATTCGTTAGAGCAAACCTGTGGCCAAACGAGAACAAAGCATCACTCTTTACATGTGCTGCTTGCTTTGCTTTTTCCCGAAATAGCAGTGATCATCCAAACAAGAATGTATTTTGGATGTCAGGaattttcaaatatgtatgtgtagatataaagtagtgaaaaaagaaaatacctggaaggccggcgccgcggctcactaggctaatcctacgccttgcggcgccgccacaccgggttctagtcccggttggggcaccgatcctgtcccggttgcccctcttccaggccagctctctgctgtggccagggagtgcagtggaggatggctcaagtgcttgggccctgcactcgcatgggagaccaggataagtacctggctcttgccatcggatcagtatggtgcgccggccgcagcgcgcctaccgcggcggccattggagggtgaaccaacggcaaaggaagacctttctctctgtctctctctctctctcactgtccactctgcctgtcaaaaaattaaaaaaaaaaaaatacctggagaGGTGGGTGTATGTCCTCAATTAAGAATGGAATAACGGGCtggcctgtggcacagcgggttaagctgctgcctgcaacaccagcatcccatatgagtaccagttcatgtcccagcagctctgcttcaaacccagctccctgccaatgagcctgggaaagtagtggaaggtgacccaaataCCTGGTGGCCCATGTACccgtatggaagacctggatggagttcctggctcctggcttcaagctggcccagccctgtcctttgtggccatttggggagtgaaccagtggatagaagatctctctgtctcttcctgtccctctgtagctctacctttcaaataaataaaaataaatcttggtaccagtgctatggcatagcaggtaaagccaccgcctgcagtgctggtgccagttcgaaacccagctgttccacttctgatccagctctctgctatggcctaggaaagctgtaggaaatgacccaagttcttggcccctgcacctgaatgggagacctgaaacaagctcctggctcctggcttcgtattgcatagctccaaccgttgtggccatctggggagtgaaccagcggattgaagacctctctctctctctctctctctctctctctctctctctgcctctgcctttctgtaactctgcctttcaaataaataaataaatatattttttaaatcttaaaaaaaataattacaggaTTCTGTATCAGAAAAGTCATCTTAGttgaagtttgttttttgttcttgttttttttttttcacaacacACAACATTTAATGAAACCAGAACAAACAGATCTGGCTCATGGTACTGGAATTTTAAATCCACATTTAAAATTCTCATACTTTGCTATGAAAAAGTCTATAAATTTTATCATGCTAAAATGAACTCCAAGAACTCTCAACTATTATATGGCACCAGAATGTCATTAGATTTTACTTGAAATAAACTAGTCATTGCTGTGGTATTGTAGAAATTTCCATTGTAACAATGTTTGAcctgcttagattttttttttttttctgaagggaaCACTGAGGCAAATTATGCTTCAGTGCTTGCATGCATTATCAGCTAAAGTAGGTTCCATATTCAGATTGACATCCCAGGCGATCTCACAGGAACTGTACCCCaaaggaaagataaagagagtGAATGTCTTCACTCACTTTCATTTAAAAGACTCATACATGCCGTATATCCCTATATAAGGGGAAATGTTACACACATACTAGGGCACGATAGACACAAGGTATATTCAACACAGAAATTCTGTGAGGTAGGTGTATTGTTTCCCaggtttacagatgaggagactgaggctcgCCTTACTTttacccaaggccacacagccggAGCTGCCCCTGAAAGTGTAGATCAAGTGTAGCTTTAGAGTCAGCTCTTGTTTTATTATGCTGTTAGTTTTCCTGTGAGCAAACTTGAAATTTGCATAAAAAGGTATctgttttttcttaaaagtttatttaaatgtAGGAGTGTCAAATTCTGATAGTTTTGGCTTTCTAACTGGCTTTAGAGtctttacttccttttttaaaaccttgtacaggggctggcactggcatagcgggtaaagctgctgcctacagtgctggcatcccatatgggtgccagtttgaatccaggctgctccacatcagatccagctctctggtgtggcctgggaaagcagtggaagatggcctaagtccctgggcctggaagaagctccaggctcctgactttggattggtgcagctccgcccattgcagccatctagggagtgaaacggcagatggaagacctctctccctccatctctgcctctctgtaactcttcctttcaaataaatacataaatctttttttttaaagaaaaaagtttactaaaacagtaaaaaaaaaaaaagacaaatttgtaCTAAATAAAGTACatgtgattctttaaaaaaaaaaaaaaaaccttgtacaGTTCACAAGACTTGCAAAAGCACACTGTACATCCAAAATTCCTGAAACAGGGAAAGTTTCTGCTGACTTTATGATGCGAATAATCACATACTGTGACCCAACAGTGCAAAAACACTCCGACATGGAAGCAAGGATGTTACTCATGTCTCTAATCGTCATAAATTGAAAACATCTAAAATAATTATCAACACAAGAAGGATTGAATAAATAATGGTGCATTCCCACTGTGATACTGTGCAACCAGTACATGAGTATAGACTAATACAAAAAAGCATTTGATGTACTGTTTCAGTGAAATTCAGGTTATAAAGTAGTAAGATCCATTGTTATAAATGTATTCATGGGTAGGGATACATACCAAACTAGAAGGTTTTTCAGCAAAATAGTAACTGATTATCTCTGGATAGTGGAATTACCACTGACTTAATCTTTTAtaattatgtgtattttaatttttcataaatacCTTTATTAtcacaaaaagaaatcaaggatTTTTTGCTTCAAGGATAAGAGCACAGTATATCCTAAAAGAAGGAGCAGTATTATTTAGCCTATTATTTAGCCACAAATGTCCCTGGGCCcttacacacatgggagacctggaagaagctccaggctcctgactttggattggcgcagctccgcccattgcagccatctagggagtgaaatggcagatggaagactgacacgGCAGATGAAAGGTTCCATAGCTAAGGGCATGAAAACTAGTATACATAAATACAGTACTATAGAATCCAAAGGTTTCAGGCATCTCTTCCAGAATTAGCGAAGACAGAAATTGACACAGACCTTCTTGAGTGTAGGTAACTCTGAGCAGCAGTCATGCCTGGAAGTCGGACCGCGTCCTCTGGATCTGTCGCTTGGCAGAGCAGATGCAGTGCAAGGCAGTGCCGCGAGTCAGCCGTTAACTGAAATCCATTCCCCTTTCTGCTCGTTCTTGCCTCTAAAACAGCACTGTCCAATAGAGCTGCCTGCTACAGTGGAGATAATTCTCATGCTATCCAGTAAGGTT containing:
- the GJA9 gene encoding gap junction alpha-9 protein, coding for MGAWSLLGRILEEVHIHSTMVGKLWLTILFVFRMLVLGIAAGDIWEDEQSGFICNTEQPGCRNACYDQAFPISLIRYWALQVVFVSSPSLCYMGHALYRLRVLGKERRRMKAHLEPERVEFETPGDQRNLEPELCQLGQRKRSKAPLRGVLLCTYMIHILTRSVLEVGFMIGQYLLYGFHLQPLFKCHRQPCPNIIDCFISRPTEKTIFLLFMQSIATVSLFLSILEIFYLGFKKIKRGLWGQSKWKAEHKEFHANQSKQNQRAPAKSPKRLPPVPGHFSAEKQTHRAVHPSLNPSPPFQADPGKHRVNDQQCALDEPGAVFSGKMRSLRTAHSHLQHIHSNHSKDPHKTFGEAASGNHLREKRATDGQDSQRNHCSRGRCSVSGVAGDLDNYTERLPQAGVSLPANHTWKPRWLSATRGPSAEGGNWRSPPNGNLIPNGSLEGPLREGTASTSPASQGDSQLLPSPQAPSSLRGPCCEPGLVRPCNNPVCPPNPAVSLTNSLAGRRLPTDLQI